A genomic window from Lycium barbarum isolate Lr01 chromosome 4, ASM1917538v2, whole genome shotgun sequence includes:
- the LOC132637882 gene encoding uncharacterized protein LOC132637882 encodes MATNEDTGLVDASVQTPLVDQNSRLAEEVRMLKQHMASMYRAWMTGQEPPPPLPGFFDIYPNIPTSTRAPLIVPGDPSNSGPMFKTRNAQPYTLEPILNVSNPHFEPPVNSEKLDKTVDDEEMTRKMKSLEQSIRYLQGQEGHKSTPKFDKYDRHGDPVAHLKRYCNQLRGAEGKDEMLMACFSDSLTGIASDWLTDQDTIKWHIWDDMAQEWREQVARVKPPMAEGEVVDTFLQAQTEEYYQHMLPALGKPFIEVIKMGEMIEDGIKTGRIISFAEMKVNAKVTQNGYRSLSDMKENGDIAMIIPELRRGVRGRSRSYTQPELQVYSQTPYTQPQHYYPPQDPQYSMSPLQYFACAAQPYVQPYPYQQ; translated from the exons ATGGCGACCAACGAGGACACTGGGTTGGTTGACGCAAGCGTTCAAACACCGTTGGTTGACCAAAACTCGAGGTTAGCTGAAGAAGTGAGAATGTTAAAACAACACATGGCAAGCATGTATCGGGCTTGGATGACTGGTCAGGAACCACCTCCACCGCTACCTGGCTTCTTTGACATTTACCCTAATATTCCGACCTCAACTCGAGCTCCACTCATTGTGCCTGGTGATCCATCTAACAGTGGGCCCATGTTCAAAACCCGTAATGCTCAACCCTATACTCTAGAACCGATTTTAAATGTCTCTAATCCTCACTTTGAGCCTCCCGTTAATAGTGAAAAACTTGATAAGACCGTGGATGATGAGGAAATGACTAGAAAGATGAAAAGCTTGGAGCAATCCATAAGATACTTGCAAGGTCAGGAAGGTCACAAGAgt ACTCCAAAGTTTGACAAGTATGATAGGCATGGTGATCCTGTGGCCCATTTGAAGAGGTATTGCAATCAGTTGAGAGGAGCGGAAGGTAAGGACGAAATGCTTATGGCCTGCTTTAGTGATAGCTTAACAGGAATAGCCTCGGATTGGTTGACTGATCAGGACACCATTAAGTGGCATATTTGGGATGACATGGCTCAAGA GTGGAGAGAGCAAGTTGCTAGAGTAAAGCCTCCAATGGCAGAAGGTGAGGTGGTGGATACTTTTCTCCAAGCCCAAACTGAAGAATACTATCAACACATGCTCCCAGCACTGGGCAAACCCTTCATTGAGGTCATCAAGATGGGGGAAATGATAGAAGACGGAATCAAAACAGGACGTATCATAAGTTTTGCTGAGATGAAAGTAAATGCTAAAGTAACTCAAAATGGTTACAGAAGCCTGAGCGACATGAAGGAAAATGGTGATATAGCCATGATTATACCAGAACTGCGACGAGGTGTGAGGGGTCGATCTCGCTCATATACCCAGCCAGAACTTCAAGTCTATTCCCAAACTCCATACACACAACCTCAACATTACTATCCTCCACAAGACCCTCAATATTCCATGTCACCTCTCCAGTACTTTGCCTGTGCTGCACAGCCATATGTGCAACCATATCCTTACCAACAATAG